The Peribacillus simplex genome contains a region encoding:
- the queA gene encoding tRNA preQ1(34) S-adenosylmethionine ribosyltransferase-isomerase QueA gives MKLDMFDFHLPEELIAQVPLEDREASRLMVLDKETGKLQHDVFSHITEYIKPGDCLVLNDTKVLPARLYGSKEGTGAKIEVLLLKQEHDDVWETLVKPAKRIKEGSTIVFGDGKLSAVCTGVLEHGGRILEFKYDGIFYEILEKLGEMPLPPYIKEQLDDQDRYQTVYARERGSAAAPTAGLHFTEDLLEKLKGMGVHIAFITLHVGLGTFRPVSVDDIDSHEMHSEFYQMTEGTARLLNDVKGKGGKIITVGTTSTRTLETIASRNDGVFKEENGWTSIFIYPGYEFKGIDAMITNFHLPKSTLIMLISALAGREHVLHAYETAVEEKYRFFSFGDAMLIK, from the coding sequence ATGAAATTGGATATGTTTGATTTTCATTTACCGGAGGAACTGATTGCCCAAGTTCCTTTGGAGGATAGGGAAGCTAGTAGATTGATGGTGCTGGACAAGGAAACCGGTAAGCTTCAGCATGATGTATTCAGCCATATCACGGAATATATCAAACCGGGAGATTGCCTGGTGTTGAATGATACGAAGGTGCTTCCGGCCCGACTATACGGCAGTAAAGAAGGAACCGGTGCAAAAATCGAAGTATTGCTGCTTAAGCAAGAGCATGATGATGTATGGGAAACGCTTGTGAAGCCGGCTAAACGGATTAAAGAAGGCTCGACAATCGTTTTTGGCGATGGTAAGCTGAGTGCCGTCTGTACAGGCGTGCTCGAGCATGGCGGAAGGATCCTTGAATTTAAATATGACGGCATATTTTATGAAATACTGGAGAAGCTTGGCGAAATGCCGTTACCTCCATACATCAAGGAACAGCTCGACGACCAGGATCGCTATCAAACGGTATATGCGCGTGAACGTGGATCTGCAGCGGCACCTACCGCTGGCCTGCATTTTACGGAGGACTTACTTGAGAAACTTAAAGGGATGGGTGTCCACATCGCCTTCATTACGCTGCATGTTGGACTTGGTACATTCCGTCCAGTAAGTGTCGACGATATTGACAGCCACGAAATGCATTCGGAATTTTATCAAATGACGGAAGGCACAGCCAGATTGCTGAATGATGTGAAAGGTAAAGGCGGGAAAATCATTACGGTCGGCACAACGTCCACAAGGACATTGGAAACGATTGCGTCCCGCAATGATGGGGTTTTCAAGGAAGAGAACGGCTGGACGAGCATCTTCATTTATCCTGGTTATGAGTTCAAAGGGATCGATGCGATGATAACGAACTTCCATTTGCCCAAATCGACTTTAATCATGCTTATTTCTGCACTTGCAGGCAGGGAGCATGTTCTTCATGCCTATGAAACGGCTGTGGAAGAAAAATACAGGTTCTTTAGTTTTGGAGATGCAATGTTAATTAAGTAA
- a CDS encoding DUF2905 domain-containing protein — protein sequence MMNIPKMVMILGAIIFVIGFAMKYIHLGRLPGDIFLKKGNTTFYFPIVTSIIVSVVLSAIFYLIGRFK from the coding sequence ATGATGAATATACCAAAGATGGTTATGATTCTTGGTGCGATCATATTCGTGATTGGTTTTGCGATGAAATATATTCATCTCGGCAGGCTGCCGGGAGATATTTTTCTGAAAAAGGGGAATACGACGTTTTACTTTCCTATCGTTACATCAATCATCGTCAGTGTTGTGTTGTCCGCCATTTTTTATTTGATCGGCCGTTTTAAATAA
- the ruvB gene encoding Holliday junction branch migration DNA helicase RuvB encodes MEERIFNQEADLNELSFEQSLRPQNLKQYIGQDKVKANLSVYIEAARMREETLDHVLLYGPPGLGKTTLAVIIANEMGVNIRTTSGPAIERPGDLAAILSALEPGDVLFIDEIHRLPRVVEEVLYPAMEDFCLDIVVGKGPEARSIRIDLPPFTLVGATTRAGSLSAPLRDRFGVLSRLEYYTENHLTDIIIRTARIMDTEMDDQAAAELARRSRGTPRIANRLLRRVRDFAQVRGDGTITAELADYALELMQVDRLGLDHIDHKLLKGIIEKFRGGPVGLETIAATIGEEAHTIEDVYEPYLLQVGFLQRTPRGRMATQLVYEHFGMEMPE; translated from the coding sequence AGAATATTCAATCAGGAAGCCGATTTGAACGAACTGTCCTTTGAACAAAGCCTGCGGCCGCAAAACTTAAAGCAATATATCGGACAGGATAAAGTGAAAGCGAATTTAAGTGTATACATCGAAGCGGCTAGGATGCGTGAAGAAACGCTCGATCATGTACTTTTATATGGACCGCCTGGTCTTGGAAAGACGACGCTTGCCGTCATCATCGCCAATGAAATGGGTGTAAATATCCGCACGACTTCCGGTCCCGCCATTGAGCGGCCGGGAGATCTGGCGGCCATTTTGAGTGCACTTGAACCAGGTGATGTATTGTTCATCGATGAGATTCACCGTCTTCCGCGTGTCGTTGAAGAAGTGCTATATCCGGCTATGGAGGATTTCTGTCTGGATATTGTAGTTGGTAAGGGACCGGAAGCCCGTTCGATCAGGATTGACTTGCCGCCGTTCACCCTAGTAGGGGCCACGACACGTGCAGGCTCATTGTCTGCACCGCTCAGGGACCGTTTTGGCGTTTTGAGCCGTCTTGAATACTATACGGAAAACCATTTGACTGATATCATCATCCGTACAGCAAGAATCATGGATACGGAAATGGATGATCAAGCAGCAGCCGAGCTTGCAAGAAGGTCAAGGGGCACCCCGAGAATTGCCAATCGGCTTTTACGGAGGGTCCGGGATTTCGCCCAGGTGCGCGGTGATGGTACGATAACGGCCGAGCTTGCCGATTATGCGCTTGAATTAATGCAGGTCGACCGTTTAGGACTCGATCATATTGACCATAAATTACTTAAAGGGATCATTGAAAAATTCCGTGGCGGACCAGTGGGTCTGGAAACGATTGCGGCAACGATTGGCGAAGAGGCACATACGATCGAAGATGTGTATGAACCATATCTGTTACAAGTCGGTTTTCTTCAGCGTACCCCAAGAGGCCGGATGGCAACACAGCTGGTTTATGAGCATTTCGGCATGGAGATGCCTGAATGA